The Parabacteroides timonensis sequence TACAGATAATGGTAAGATAATTTTTCATGGTGTCGTTTATTATGATCGCTTCAAAAGTAAATATTATTTATTTCTAAAGCAATCATAGAAGTACGGATGATTCATATTTTTACGAAAAAATAGTAAATATATTGTTTCTTAGTGATTTAATTGTTTTATTTGTGTGTAATAATCTAAGAAAGAGACGCATGAAAACAGGTTTGAAACTCTTAGCCGGATTGTTAATCATATTAGCAACCGTTTCTTGCGGTACGGGAGGCAGTAGCTCCGGGAGCAGGAATGTTTTAAATGATTGTCCCGTAGTTGGGCAATATGTGCAAGTGGGCGACGACAAAGTTTTGTCGTGCGACCAGAAACTTCTGACAGATACAGTCCGGATCCCCCTTAGTTTTTTTGCGGAAGATATGGAGTTTGTAAAACTGGATAGGCGGGACACTGCCCTGATTGGCGAGTGCGGAATCAGCCTTTCCGATAATTACATACTGGCACATAGCGGATATCCTCCTACGGCTTTTAAACTATTTGACAGGAAAGGTAATTATTTGACGAATGTTGGGGCCATAGGACAAGGGCCCGGTGAATACGAATCCATTTATGATGCTCAGATCGATGAGAAAAACGGCCGTATATACCTGATGCCGTGGCAGTCGGATCGATTGTTGGTTTTTGATATGGAGGGAAATGCTTTGGAGCCGGTGATGTTGGGAATCCGCTGTCCGAAGGCGAAGTTTAAAGTGGACCCCGATAAAGGAACGGTAACGGTGGCAACACTTCCTTTCCCAAACATGCCGGCAGTTATCTGGACACAGGATTTGTCGGGTAATCATATTCAGGAAGTGGCTCCCGGACATTTGGGGGTTCCATGGACTTTCAATAATGAGGTGTTTTGTGATTTTAATCTCCCCGGCGTATTCGATTTTAATATAATGTGTCTCGATCCGACCCGTGTCGATTCTACCTATCAGTATGACGTGGAGAATAACCGCCTGCGTCCGACTTTTACGTTTAAACATACGAAAAACGATCCTATTCCCTGGCACGGGTTTAATGAATGGCCTGATCATTTTACCGGACATTATTCCGGTCCTCCTGTTGTGCAGCAGGTTGAAGGCGGTTCTATTGCTACCCCCGGAGAAACCTATCATTATATTATAGATAAAGCAACCGGTAAGGGGGCCTATTTTACAATGTATAATGATTATTTCGGTGATCAGAACATCGAATGGCCCAGTTCGATATTTGGAAGGGGATATTATCTGCGAAATATGGAGCCGGGTAATCTGTTGACTGATATTGAGAATCTATTGAAAAAAAGTAATCTCTCCGAAGAAATGCGGAAGAAGCTGA is a genomic window containing:
- a CDS encoding 6-bladed beta-propeller yields the protein MKTGLKLLAGLLIILATVSCGTGGSSSGSRNVLNDCPVVGQYVQVGDDKVLSCDQKLLTDTVRIPLSFFAEDMEFVKLDRRDTALIGECGISLSDNYILAHSGYPPTAFKLFDRKGNYLTNVGAIGQGPGEYESIYDAQIDEKNGRIYLMPWQSDRLLVFDMEGNALEPVMLGIRCPKAKFKVDPDKGTVTVATLPFPNMPAVIWTQDLSGNHIQEVAPGHLGVPWTFNNEVFCDFNLPGVFDFNIMCLDPTRVDSTYQYDVENNRLRPTFTFKHTKNDPIPWHGFNEWPDHFTGHYSGPPVVQQVEGGSIATPGETYHYIIDKATGKGAYFTMYNDYFGDQNIEWPSSIFGRGYYLRNMEPGNLLTDIENLLKKSNLSEEMRKKLTDMQNSIDDNDNNYLMIFRLKR